One window from the genome of Nicotiana sylvestris chromosome 9, ASM39365v2, whole genome shotgun sequence encodes:
- the LOC104213873 gene encoding kirola-like, whose product MGVKGKLIVSMEVKCEGHSVYDIFHINTHLIPNITPSKIKHFEIHEGEIGKVGLVASEIYKEDGREKFMKHIIEATDPQKKSGTWKVIEGDLLELYNSFIISISIEDQWTTWTFVYEKKTEDTPEPLAFMGVVIDITKDVEGHLLKK is encoded by the exons ATGGGTGTGAAAGGAAAGTTGATCGTTTCAATGGAGGTGAAGTGTGAAGGACATTCTGTTTATGATATTTTTCACATTAATACTCATCTTATACCCAATATAACCCCTAGTAAAATCAAACATTTTGAGATTCATGAAGGTGAAATCGGAAAGGTTGGTTTGGTTGCTAGCGAGATATATAAGGAAG ATGGAAGAGAGAAGTTTATGAAGCATATAATTGAAGCCACCGATCCTCAGAAGAAATCAGGCACTTGGAAAGTAATTGAAGGAGATTTATTAGAATTGTATAATTCCTTCATTATTAGCATATCTATTGAAGACCAGTGGACTACATGGACATTTGTGTACGAGAAGAAAACTGAAGATACCCCTGAGCCCCTTGCTTTCATGGGTGTGGTCATTGATATCACCAAAGATGTAGAAGGTCACCTTCTCAAGAAATAG